The following proteins are co-located in the Rattus norvegicus strain BN/NHsdMcwi chromosome 19, GRCr8, whole genome shotgun sequence genome:
- the Ctcf gene encoding transcriptional repressor CTCF isoform X3, producing MEGEAVEAIVEESETFIKGKERKTYQRRREGGQEEDACHLPQNQTDGGEVVQDVNSSVQMVMMEQLDPTLLQMKTEVMEGTVAPEAEAAVDDTQIITLQVVNMEEQPINIGELQLVQVPVPVTVPVATTSVEELQGAYENEVSKEGLAESEPMICHTLPLPEGFQVVKVGANGEVETLEQGELPPQEDPSWQKDPDYQPPAKKTKKTKKSKLRYTEEGKDVDVSVYDFEEEQQEGLLSEVNAEKVVGNMKPPKPTKIKKKGVKKTFQCELCSYTCPRRSNLDRHMKSHTDERPHKCHLCGRAFRTVTLLRNHLNTHTGTRPHKCPDCDMAFVTSGELVRHRRYKHTHEKPFKCSMCDYASVEVSKLKRHIRSHTGERPFQCSLCSYASRDTYKLKRHMRTHSGEKPYECYICHARFTQSGTMKMHILQKHTENVAKFHCPHCDTVIARKSDLGVHLRKQHSYIEQGKKCRYCDAVFHERYALIQHQKSHKNEKRFKCDQCDYACRQERHMIMHKRTHTGEKPYACSHCDKTFRQKQLLDMHFKRYHDPNFVPAAFVCSKCGKTFTRRNTMARHADNCAGPDGVEGENGGETKKSKRGRKRKMRSKKEDSSDSENAEPDLDDNEEEEEPAVEIEPEPEPQPQPQPQPQPQPVAPAPPPAKKRRGRPPGRTNQPKQNQPIIQVEDQNTGAIENIIVEVKKEPDAEPAEGEEEEAQAAPADAPNGDLTPEMILSMMDR from the exons atggaaggTGAGGCGGTTGAAGCCATTGTGGAAGAGTCTGAAACTTTcattaaaggaaaggaaagaaagacttaCCAGAGACGCCGGGAAGGGGGCCAGGAAGAAGATGCTTGCCACCTACCCCAGAACCAGACAGACGGGGGTGAGGTGGTCCAGGATGTCAACAGTAGCGTACAGATGGTAATGATGGAACAGCTGGACCCTACCCTTCTCCAAATGAAGACTGAAGTAATGGAGGGGACAGTGGCTCCTGAAGCAGAAGCTGCAGTGGACGATACCCAAATCATAACCCTGCAGGTTGTAAACATGGAGGAACAGCCCATTAATATAGGAGAACTTCAGCTTGTCCAAGTACCTGTTCCTGTGACTGTACCTGTTGCTACTACGTCAGTAGAAGAACTTCAGGGGGCTTATGAGAATGAAGTGTCTAAAGAGGGCCTTGCAGAAAGTGAACCGATGATATGTCACACCTTACCTTTACCTGAAGGATTTCAGGTGGTAAAAGTGGGGGCCAATGGAGAAGTGGAGACACTAGAGCAGGGGGAGCTTCCTCCTCAGGAAGACCCTAGCTGGCAAAAAGACCCAGACTATCAGCCACCagccaaaaaaacaaagaaaaccaaaaagagtAAACTTCGTTACACAGAGGAGGGCAAAGACGtggatgtgtctgtgtatgattTTGAGGAAGAACAGCAGGAAGGTCTGCTGTCTGAGGTTAATGCAGAGAAAGTGGTTGGTAATATGAAGCCTCCGAAgccaacaaaaattaaaaaaaaag GTGTAAAGAAAACATTCCAGTGTGAGCTTTGCAGTTACACGTGTCCACGGCGTTCAAATTTGGATCGTCACATGAAAAGCCACACTGATGAGAGACCACACAAGTGCCATCTCTGTGGCAGAGCATTCAGAACAGTAACCCTCCTGAGGAATcatcttaacacacacacag GTACTCGTCCTCACAAGTGCCCCGACTGCGACATGGCTTTTGTGACCAGTGGAGAGTTGGTGCGGCATCGTCGTTATAAACACACTCATGAGAAACCATTTAAGTGTTCCATGTGTGATTATGCCAGTGTAGAA GTCAGCAAATTAAAACGACACATTCGCTCTCATACTGGAGAGCGCCCGTTCCAGTGCAGTTTGTGCAGTTATGCCAGCAGGGACACATACAAGCTGAAAAGGCATATGAGAACCCATTCAG GTGAAAAACCTTATGAATGTTATATTTGTCATGCTCGGTTTACCCAGAGTGGTACCATGAAGATGCACATTTTACAGAAGCACACAGAAAATGTGGCCAAATTTCATTGTCCCCACTGTGACACTGTCATAGCCCGAAAAAGTGATTTGG GTGTCCACTTGAGAAAGCAGCATTCCTATATTGAGCAGGGCAAAAAATGTCGCTACTGTGATGCTGTGTTTCATGAGAGATATGCTCTTATCCAGCATCAAAAATCACACAAAAATGAGAAGCGCTTCAAGTGCGACCAGTGTgattatgcttgtagacag GAGAGGCACATGATCATGCACAAGCGCACTCACACGGGGGAGAAGCCTTATGCCTGCAGCCACTGCGACAAGACCTTCCGCCAGAAACAGCTCCTTGACATGCATTTCAAGCGCTATCATGATCCCAACTTTGTCCCCGCTGCCTTTGTCTGTTCTAAGTGTGGGAAAACATTCACACGCCGG AACACAATGGCGAGACACGCAGATAACTGTGCTGGTCCAGACGGTGTAGAAGGGGAAAATGGAGGAGAGACAAAGAAGAGCAAacgaggaagaaaaagaaagatgcgGTCTAAAAAAGAAGACTCCTCTGACAGTG AAAATGCTGAGCCGGATCTCGATgacaatgaggaggaggaggagcctgctGTAGAAATTGAACCTGAGCCAGAGCCGCAGCCGCAGCCTCAGCCACAGCCGCAGCCGCAGCCTGTGGCCCCAGCCCCACCACCTGCCAAGAAGAGAAGAGGGCGACCTCCTGGAAGAACCAACCAACCCAAACAGAACCAGC CCATCATCCAGGTTGAAGACCAGAATACAGGTGCAATTGAGAACATTATAGTTGAAGTCAAAAAAGAGCCAGATGCCGAGCCTgcggagggggaagaggaggaggctcaGGCAGCACCCGCAGACGCCCCCAACGGAGACCTCACGCCTGAGATGATTCTCAGCATGATGGACCGGTGA
- the Ctcf gene encoding transcriptional repressor CTCF isoform X2, which translates to MEGEAVEAIVEESETFIKGKERKTYQRRREGGQEEDACHLPQNQTDGGEVVQDVNSSVQMVMMEQLDPTLLQMKTEVMEGTVAPEAEAAVDDTQIITLQVVNMEEQPINIGELQLVQVPVPVTVPVATTSVEELQGAYENEVSKEGLAESEPMICHTLPLPEGFQVVKVGANGEVETLEQGELPPQEDPSWQKDPDYQPPAKKTKKTKKSKLRYTEEGKDVDVSVYDFEEEQQEGLLSEVNAEKVVGNMKPPKPTKIKKKGVKKTFQCELCSYTCPRRSNLDRHMKSHTDERPHKCHLCGRAFRTVTLLRNHLNTHTGTRPHKCPDCDMAFVTSGELVRHRRYKHTHEKPFKCSMCDYASVEVSKLKRHIRSHTGERPFQCSLCSYASRDTYKLKRHMRTHSGEKPYECYICHARFTQSGTMKMHILQKHTENVAKFHCPHCDTVIARKSDLGVHLRKQHSYIEQGKKCRYCDAVFHERYALIQHQKSHKNEKRFKCDQCDYACRQERHMIMHKRTHTGEKPYACSHCDKTFRQKQLLDMHFKRYHDPNFVPAAFVCSKCGKTFTRRNTMARHADNCAGPDGVEGENGGETKKSKRGRKRKMRSKKEDSSDSEENAEPDLDDNEEEEEPAVEIEPEPEPQPQPQPQPQPQPVAPAPPPAKKRRGRPPGRTNQPKQNQPIIQVEDQNTGAIENIIVEVKKEPDAEPAEGEEEEAQAAPADAPNGDLTPEMILSMMDR; encoded by the exons atggaaggTGAGGCGGTTGAAGCCATTGTGGAAGAGTCTGAAACTTTcattaaaggaaaggaaagaaagacttaCCAGAGACGCCGGGAAGGGGGCCAGGAAGAAGATGCTTGCCACCTACCCCAGAACCAGACAGACGGGGGTGAGGTGGTCCAGGATGTCAACAGTAGCGTACAGATGGTAATGATGGAACAGCTGGACCCTACCCTTCTCCAAATGAAGACTGAAGTAATGGAGGGGACAGTGGCTCCTGAAGCAGAAGCTGCAGTGGACGATACCCAAATCATAACCCTGCAGGTTGTAAACATGGAGGAACAGCCCATTAATATAGGAGAACTTCAGCTTGTCCAAGTACCTGTTCCTGTGACTGTACCTGTTGCTACTACGTCAGTAGAAGAACTTCAGGGGGCTTATGAGAATGAAGTGTCTAAAGAGGGCCTTGCAGAAAGTGAACCGATGATATGTCACACCTTACCTTTACCTGAAGGATTTCAGGTGGTAAAAGTGGGGGCCAATGGAGAAGTGGAGACACTAGAGCAGGGGGAGCTTCCTCCTCAGGAAGACCCTAGCTGGCAAAAAGACCCAGACTATCAGCCACCagccaaaaaaacaaagaaaaccaaaaagagtAAACTTCGTTACACAGAGGAGGGCAAAGACGtggatgtgtctgtgtatgattTTGAGGAAGAACAGCAGGAAGGTCTGCTGTCTGAGGTTAATGCAGAGAAAGTGGTTGGTAATATGAAGCCTCCGAAgccaacaaaaattaaaaaaaaag GTGTAAAGAAAACATTCCAGTGTGAGCTTTGCAGTTACACGTGTCCACGGCGTTCAAATTTGGATCGTCACATGAAAAGCCACACTGATGAGAGACCACACAAGTGCCATCTCTGTGGCAGAGCATTCAGAACAGTAACCCTCCTGAGGAATcatcttaacacacacacag GTACTCGTCCTCACAAGTGCCCCGACTGCGACATGGCTTTTGTGACCAGTGGAGAGTTGGTGCGGCATCGTCGTTATAAACACACTCATGAGAAACCATTTAAGTGTTCCATGTGTGATTATGCCAGTGTAGAA GTCAGCAAATTAAAACGACACATTCGCTCTCATACTGGAGAGCGCCCGTTCCAGTGCAGTTTGTGCAGTTATGCCAGCAGGGACACATACAAGCTGAAAAGGCATATGAGAACCCATTCAG GTGAAAAACCTTATGAATGTTATATTTGTCATGCTCGGTTTACCCAGAGTGGTACCATGAAGATGCACATTTTACAGAAGCACACAGAAAATGTGGCCAAATTTCATTGTCCCCACTGTGACACTGTCATAGCCCGAAAAAGTGATTTGG GTGTCCACTTGAGAAAGCAGCATTCCTATATTGAGCAGGGCAAAAAATGTCGCTACTGTGATGCTGTGTTTCATGAGAGATATGCTCTTATCCAGCATCAAAAATCACACAAAAATGAGAAGCGCTTCAAGTGCGACCAGTGTgattatgcttgtagacag GAGAGGCACATGATCATGCACAAGCGCACTCACACGGGGGAGAAGCCTTATGCCTGCAGCCACTGCGACAAGACCTTCCGCCAGAAACAGCTCCTTGACATGCATTTCAAGCGCTATCATGATCCCAACTTTGTCCCCGCTGCCTTTGTCTGTTCTAAGTGTGGGAAAACATTCACACGCCGG AACACAATGGCGAGACACGCAGATAACTGTGCTGGTCCAGACGGTGTAGAAGGGGAAAATGGAGGAGAGACAAAGAAGAGCAAacgaggaagaaaaagaaagatgcgGTCTAAAAAAGAAGACTCCTCTGACAGTG AAGAAAATGCTGAGCCGGATCTCGATgacaatgaggaggaggaggagcctgctGTAGAAATTGAACCTGAGCCAGAGCCGCAGCCGCAGCCTCAGCCACAGCCGCAGCCGCAGCCTGTGGCCCCAGCCCCACCACCTGCCAAGAAGAGAAGAGGGCGACCTCCTGGAAGAACCAACCAACCCAAACAGAACCAGC CCATCATCCAGGTTGAAGACCAGAATACAGGTGCAATTGAGAACATTATAGTTGAAGTCAAAAAAGAGCCAGATGCCGAGCCTgcggagggggaagaggaggaggctcaGGCAGCACCCGCAGACGCCCCCAACGGAGACCTCACGCCTGAGATGATTCTCAGCATGATGGACCGGTGA
- the Ctcf gene encoding transcriptional repressor CTCF isoform X4 — protein MEGEAVEAIVEESETFIKGKERKTYQRRREGGQEEDACHLPQNQTDGGEVVQDVNSSVQMVMMEQLDPTLLQMKTEVMEGTVAPEAEAAVDDTQIITLQVVNMEEQPINIGELQLVQVPVPVTVPVATTSVEELQGAYENEVSKEGLAESEPMICHTLPLPEGFQVVKVGANGEVETLEQGELPPQEDPSWQKDPDYQPPAKKTKKTKKSKLRYTEEGKDVDVSVYDFEEEQQEGLLSEVNAEKVVGNMKPPKPTKIKKKGVKKTFQCELCSYTCPRRSNLDRHMKSHTDERPHKCHLCGRAFRTVTLLRNHLNTHTGTRPHKCPDCDMAFVTSGELVRHRRYKHTHEKPFKCSMCDYASVEVSKLKRHIRSHTGERPFQCSLCSYASRDTYKLKRHMRTHSGEKPYECYICHARFTQSGTMKMHILQKHTENVAKFHCPHCDTVIARKSDLGVHLRKQHSYIEQGKKCRYCDAVFHERYALIQHQKSHKNEKRFKCDQCDYACRQERHMIMHKRTHTGEKPYACSHCDKTFRQKQLLDMHFKRYHDPNFVPAAFVCSKCGKTFTRRNTMARHADNCAGPDGVEGENGGETKKSKRGRKRKMRSKKEDSSDSEGWRGGSAVKSTDCSSSRS, from the exons atggaaggTGAGGCGGTTGAAGCCATTGTGGAAGAGTCTGAAACTTTcattaaaggaaaggaaagaaagacttaCCAGAGACGCCGGGAAGGGGGCCAGGAAGAAGATGCTTGCCACCTACCCCAGAACCAGACAGACGGGGGTGAGGTGGTCCAGGATGTCAACAGTAGCGTACAGATGGTAATGATGGAACAGCTGGACCCTACCCTTCTCCAAATGAAGACTGAAGTAATGGAGGGGACAGTGGCTCCTGAAGCAGAAGCTGCAGTGGACGATACCCAAATCATAACCCTGCAGGTTGTAAACATGGAGGAACAGCCCATTAATATAGGAGAACTTCAGCTTGTCCAAGTACCTGTTCCTGTGACTGTACCTGTTGCTACTACGTCAGTAGAAGAACTTCAGGGGGCTTATGAGAATGAAGTGTCTAAAGAGGGCCTTGCAGAAAGTGAACCGATGATATGTCACACCTTACCTTTACCTGAAGGATTTCAGGTGGTAAAAGTGGGGGCCAATGGAGAAGTGGAGACACTAGAGCAGGGGGAGCTTCCTCCTCAGGAAGACCCTAGCTGGCAAAAAGACCCAGACTATCAGCCACCagccaaaaaaacaaagaaaaccaaaaagagtAAACTTCGTTACACAGAGGAGGGCAAAGACGtggatgtgtctgtgtatgattTTGAGGAAGAACAGCAGGAAGGTCTGCTGTCTGAGGTTAATGCAGAGAAAGTGGTTGGTAATATGAAGCCTCCGAAgccaacaaaaattaaaaaaaaag GTGTAAAGAAAACATTCCAGTGTGAGCTTTGCAGTTACACGTGTCCACGGCGTTCAAATTTGGATCGTCACATGAAAAGCCACACTGATGAGAGACCACACAAGTGCCATCTCTGTGGCAGAGCATTCAGAACAGTAACCCTCCTGAGGAATcatcttaacacacacacag GTACTCGTCCTCACAAGTGCCCCGACTGCGACATGGCTTTTGTGACCAGTGGAGAGTTGGTGCGGCATCGTCGTTATAAACACACTCATGAGAAACCATTTAAGTGTTCCATGTGTGATTATGCCAGTGTAGAA GTCAGCAAATTAAAACGACACATTCGCTCTCATACTGGAGAGCGCCCGTTCCAGTGCAGTTTGTGCAGTTATGCCAGCAGGGACACATACAAGCTGAAAAGGCATATGAGAACCCATTCAG GTGAAAAACCTTATGAATGTTATATTTGTCATGCTCGGTTTACCCAGAGTGGTACCATGAAGATGCACATTTTACAGAAGCACACAGAAAATGTGGCCAAATTTCATTGTCCCCACTGTGACACTGTCATAGCCCGAAAAAGTGATTTGG GTGTCCACTTGAGAAAGCAGCATTCCTATATTGAGCAGGGCAAAAAATGTCGCTACTGTGATGCTGTGTTTCATGAGAGATATGCTCTTATCCAGCATCAAAAATCACACAAAAATGAGAAGCGCTTCAAGTGCGACCAGTGTgattatgcttgtagacag GAGAGGCACATGATCATGCACAAGCGCACTCACACGGGGGAGAAGCCTTATGCCTGCAGCCACTGCGACAAGACCTTCCGCCAGAAACAGCTCCTTGACATGCATTTCAAGCGCTATCATGATCCCAACTTTGTCCCCGCTGCCTTTGTCTGTTCTAAGTGTGGGAAAACATTCACACGCCGG AACACAATGGCGAGACACGCAGATAACTGTGCTGGTCCAGACGGTGTAGAAGGGGAAAATGGAGGAGAGACAAAGAAGAGCAAacgaggaagaaaaagaaagatgcgGTCTAAAAAAGAAGACTCCTCTGACAGTG agggctggagaggtggctcagcggttaagagcaccgactgctcttccagtaggtcctga
- the Ctcf gene encoding transcriptional repressor CTCF: MEGEAVEAIVEESETFIKGKERKTYQRRREGGQEEDACHLPQNQTDGGEVVQDVNSSVQMVMMEQLDPTLLQMKTEVMEGTVAPEAEAAVDDTQIITLQVVNMEEQPINIGELQLVQVPVPVTVPVATTSVEELQGAYENEVSKEGLAESEPMICHTLPLPEGFQVVKVGANGEVETLEQGELPPQEDPSWQKDPDYQPPAKKTKKTKKSKLRYTEEGKDVDVSVYDFEEEQQEGLLSEVNAEKVVGNMKPPKPTKIKKKGVKKTFQCELCSYTCPRRSNLDRHMKSHTDERPHKCHLCGRAFRTVTLLRNHLNTHTGTRPHKCPDCDMAFVTSGELVRHRRYKHTHEKPFKCSMCDYASVEVSKLKRHIRSHTGERPFQCSLCSYASRDTYKLKRHMRTHSGEKPYECYICHARFTQSGTMKMHILQKHTENVAKFHCPHCDTVIARKSDLGVHLRKQHSYIEQGKKCRYCDAVFHERYALIQHQKSHKNEKRFKCDQCDYACRQERHMIMHKRTHTGEKPYACSHCDKTFRQKQLLDMHFKRYHDPNFVPAAFVCSKCGKTFTRRNTMARHADNCAGPDGVEGENGGETKKSKRGRKRKMRSKKEDSSDSENAEPDLDDNEEEEEPAVEIEPEPEPQPQPQPQPQPQPVAPAPPPAKKRRGRPPGRTNQPKQNQPTAIIQVEDQNTGAIENIIVEVKKEPDAEPAEGEEEEAQAAPADAPNGDLTPEMILSMMDR; encoded by the exons atggaaggTGAGGCGGTTGAAGCCATTGTGGAAGAGTCTGAAACTTTcattaaaggaaaggaaagaaagacttaCCAGAGACGCCGGGAAGGGGGCCAGGAAGAAGATGCTTGCCACCTACCCCAGAACCAGACAGACGGGGGTGAGGTGGTCCAGGATGTCAACAGTAGCGTACAGATGGTAATGATGGAACAGCTGGACCCTACCCTTCTCCAAATGAAGACTGAAGTAATGGAGGGGACAGTGGCTCCTGAAGCAGAAGCTGCAGTGGACGATACCCAAATCATAACCCTGCAGGTTGTAAACATGGAGGAACAGCCCATTAATATAGGAGAACTTCAGCTTGTCCAAGTACCTGTTCCTGTGACTGTACCTGTTGCTACTACGTCAGTAGAAGAACTTCAGGGGGCTTATGAGAATGAAGTGTCTAAAGAGGGCCTTGCAGAAAGTGAACCGATGATATGTCACACCTTACCTTTACCTGAAGGATTTCAGGTGGTAAAAGTGGGGGCCAATGGAGAAGTGGAGACACTAGAGCAGGGGGAGCTTCCTCCTCAGGAAGACCCTAGCTGGCAAAAAGACCCAGACTATCAGCCACCagccaaaaaaacaaagaaaaccaaaaagagtAAACTTCGTTACACAGAGGAGGGCAAAGACGtggatgtgtctgtgtatgattTTGAGGAAGAACAGCAGGAAGGTCTGCTGTCTGAGGTTAATGCAGAGAAAGTGGTTGGTAATATGAAGCCTCCGAAgccaacaaaaattaaaaaaaaag GTGTAAAGAAAACATTCCAGTGTGAGCTTTGCAGTTACACGTGTCCACGGCGTTCAAATTTGGATCGTCACATGAAAAGCCACACTGATGAGAGACCACACAAGTGCCATCTCTGTGGCAGAGCATTCAGAACAGTAACCCTCCTGAGGAATcatcttaacacacacacag GTACTCGTCCTCACAAGTGCCCCGACTGCGACATGGCTTTTGTGACCAGTGGAGAGTTGGTGCGGCATCGTCGTTATAAACACACTCATGAGAAACCATTTAAGTGTTCCATGTGTGATTATGCCAGTGTAGAA GTCAGCAAATTAAAACGACACATTCGCTCTCATACTGGAGAGCGCCCGTTCCAGTGCAGTTTGTGCAGTTATGCCAGCAGGGACACATACAAGCTGAAAAGGCATATGAGAACCCATTCAG GTGAAAAACCTTATGAATGTTATATTTGTCATGCTCGGTTTACCCAGAGTGGTACCATGAAGATGCACATTTTACAGAAGCACACAGAAAATGTGGCCAAATTTCATTGTCCCCACTGTGACACTGTCATAGCCCGAAAAAGTGATTTGG GTGTCCACTTGAGAAAGCAGCATTCCTATATTGAGCAGGGCAAAAAATGTCGCTACTGTGATGCTGTGTTTCATGAGAGATATGCTCTTATCCAGCATCAAAAATCACACAAAAATGAGAAGCGCTTCAAGTGCGACCAGTGTgattatgcttgtagacag GAGAGGCACATGATCATGCACAAGCGCACTCACACGGGGGAGAAGCCTTATGCCTGCAGCCACTGCGACAAGACCTTCCGCCAGAAACAGCTCCTTGACATGCATTTCAAGCGCTATCATGATCCCAACTTTGTCCCCGCTGCCTTTGTCTGTTCTAAGTGTGGGAAAACATTCACACGCCGG AACACAATGGCGAGACACGCAGATAACTGTGCTGGTCCAGACGGTGTAGAAGGGGAAAATGGAGGAGAGACAAAGAAGAGCAAacgaggaagaaaaagaaagatgcgGTCTAAAAAAGAAGACTCCTCTGACAGTG AAAATGCTGAGCCGGATCTCGATgacaatgaggaggaggaggagcctgctGTAGAAATTGAACCTGAGCCAGAGCCGCAGCCGCAGCCTCAGCCACAGCCGCAGCCGCAGCCTGTGGCCCCAGCCCCACCACCTGCCAAGAAGAGAAGAGGGCGACCTCCTGGAAGAACCAACCAACCCAAACAGAACCAGC CAACAGCCATCATCCAGGTTGAAGACCAGAATACAGGTGCAATTGAGAACATTATAGTTGAAGTCAAAAAAGAGCCAGATGCCGAGCCTgcggagggggaagaggaggaggctcaGGCAGCACCCGCAGACGCCCCCAACGGAGACCTCACGCCTGAGATGATTCTCAGCATGATGGACCGGTGA
- the Ctcf gene encoding transcriptional repressor CTCF isoform X1 yields the protein MEGEAVEAIVEESETFIKGKERKTYQRRREGGQEEDACHLPQNQTDGGEVVQDVNSSVQMVMMEQLDPTLLQMKTEVMEGTVAPEAEAAVDDTQIITLQVVNMEEQPINIGELQLVQVPVPVTVPVATTSVEELQGAYENEVSKEGLAESEPMICHTLPLPEGFQVVKVGANGEVETLEQGELPPQEDPSWQKDPDYQPPAKKTKKTKKSKLRYTEEGKDVDVSVYDFEEEQQEGLLSEVNAEKVVGNMKPPKPTKIKKKGVKKTFQCELCSYTCPRRSNLDRHMKSHTDERPHKCHLCGRAFRTVTLLRNHLNTHTGTRPHKCPDCDMAFVTSGELVRHRRYKHTHEKPFKCSMCDYASVEVSKLKRHIRSHTGERPFQCSLCSYASRDTYKLKRHMRTHSGEKPYECYICHARFTQSGTMKMHILQKHTENVAKFHCPHCDTVIARKSDLGVHLRKQHSYIEQGKKCRYCDAVFHERYALIQHQKSHKNEKRFKCDQCDYACRQERHMIMHKRTHTGEKPYACSHCDKTFRQKQLLDMHFKRYHDPNFVPAAFVCSKCGKTFTRRNTMARHADNCAGPDGVEGENGGETKKSKRGRKRKMRSKKEDSSDSEENAEPDLDDNEEEEEPAVEIEPEPEPQPQPQPQPQPQPVAPAPPPAKKRRGRPPGRTNQPKQNQPTAIIQVEDQNTGAIENIIVEVKKEPDAEPAEGEEEEAQAAPADAPNGDLTPEMILSMMDR from the exons atggaaggTGAGGCGGTTGAAGCCATTGTGGAAGAGTCTGAAACTTTcattaaaggaaaggaaagaaagacttaCCAGAGACGCCGGGAAGGGGGCCAGGAAGAAGATGCTTGCCACCTACCCCAGAACCAGACAGACGGGGGTGAGGTGGTCCAGGATGTCAACAGTAGCGTACAGATGGTAATGATGGAACAGCTGGACCCTACCCTTCTCCAAATGAAGACTGAAGTAATGGAGGGGACAGTGGCTCCTGAAGCAGAAGCTGCAGTGGACGATACCCAAATCATAACCCTGCAGGTTGTAAACATGGAGGAACAGCCCATTAATATAGGAGAACTTCAGCTTGTCCAAGTACCTGTTCCTGTGACTGTACCTGTTGCTACTACGTCAGTAGAAGAACTTCAGGGGGCTTATGAGAATGAAGTGTCTAAAGAGGGCCTTGCAGAAAGTGAACCGATGATATGTCACACCTTACCTTTACCTGAAGGATTTCAGGTGGTAAAAGTGGGGGCCAATGGAGAAGTGGAGACACTAGAGCAGGGGGAGCTTCCTCCTCAGGAAGACCCTAGCTGGCAAAAAGACCCAGACTATCAGCCACCagccaaaaaaacaaagaaaaccaaaaagagtAAACTTCGTTACACAGAGGAGGGCAAAGACGtggatgtgtctgtgtatgattTTGAGGAAGAACAGCAGGAAGGTCTGCTGTCTGAGGTTAATGCAGAGAAAGTGGTTGGTAATATGAAGCCTCCGAAgccaacaaaaattaaaaaaaaag GTGTAAAGAAAACATTCCAGTGTGAGCTTTGCAGTTACACGTGTCCACGGCGTTCAAATTTGGATCGTCACATGAAAAGCCACACTGATGAGAGACCACACAAGTGCCATCTCTGTGGCAGAGCATTCAGAACAGTAACCCTCCTGAGGAATcatcttaacacacacacag GTACTCGTCCTCACAAGTGCCCCGACTGCGACATGGCTTTTGTGACCAGTGGAGAGTTGGTGCGGCATCGTCGTTATAAACACACTCATGAGAAACCATTTAAGTGTTCCATGTGTGATTATGCCAGTGTAGAA GTCAGCAAATTAAAACGACACATTCGCTCTCATACTGGAGAGCGCCCGTTCCAGTGCAGTTTGTGCAGTTATGCCAGCAGGGACACATACAAGCTGAAAAGGCATATGAGAACCCATTCAG GTGAAAAACCTTATGAATGTTATATTTGTCATGCTCGGTTTACCCAGAGTGGTACCATGAAGATGCACATTTTACAGAAGCACACAGAAAATGTGGCCAAATTTCATTGTCCCCACTGTGACACTGTCATAGCCCGAAAAAGTGATTTGG GTGTCCACTTGAGAAAGCAGCATTCCTATATTGAGCAGGGCAAAAAATGTCGCTACTGTGATGCTGTGTTTCATGAGAGATATGCTCTTATCCAGCATCAAAAATCACACAAAAATGAGAAGCGCTTCAAGTGCGACCAGTGTgattatgcttgtagacag GAGAGGCACATGATCATGCACAAGCGCACTCACACGGGGGAGAAGCCTTATGCCTGCAGCCACTGCGACAAGACCTTCCGCCAGAAACAGCTCCTTGACATGCATTTCAAGCGCTATCATGATCCCAACTTTGTCCCCGCTGCCTTTGTCTGTTCTAAGTGTGGGAAAACATTCACACGCCGG AACACAATGGCGAGACACGCAGATAACTGTGCTGGTCCAGACGGTGTAGAAGGGGAAAATGGAGGAGAGACAAAGAAGAGCAAacgaggaagaaaaagaaagatgcgGTCTAAAAAAGAAGACTCCTCTGACAGTG AAGAAAATGCTGAGCCGGATCTCGATgacaatgaggaggaggaggagcctgctGTAGAAATTGAACCTGAGCCAGAGCCGCAGCCGCAGCCTCAGCCACAGCCGCAGCCGCAGCCTGTGGCCCCAGCCCCACCACCTGCCAAGAAGAGAAGAGGGCGACCTCCTGGAAGAACCAACCAACCCAAACAGAACCAGC CAACAGCCATCATCCAGGTTGAAGACCAGAATACAGGTGCAATTGAGAACATTATAGTTGAAGTCAAAAAAGAGCCAGATGCCGAGCCTgcggagggggaagaggaggaggctcaGGCAGCACCCGCAGACGCCCCCAACGGAGACCTCACGCCTGAGATGATTCTCAGCATGATGGACCGGTGA